The Anaerobacillus alkaliphilus genome contains a region encoding:
- the comGC gene encoding competence type IV pilus major pilin ComGC has protein sequence MKSLKYVKNEMAFTLIEMMIVLMIISILLLIAIPNMSNNNNVANARGCDATIQLLQAQVGAYYVENKMYPKDLGDLSPKYVETIVCPDKTVLMLTSDNKVVVKP, from the coding sequence ATGAAATCACTTAAATATGTCAAAAATGAAATGGCGTTTACATTAATTGAAATGATGATAGTCCTTATGATCATTTCGATTCTCCTTCTAATTGCTATTCCAAATATGTCAAATAATAATAATGTTGCCAATGCACGGGGTTGTGATGCTACAATACAGTTATTGCAAGCACAGGTTGGGGCTTATTATGTCGAGAATAAAATGTATCCAAAGGACTTAGGTGATCTATCTCCTAAATACGTTGAAACAATCGTTTGTCCCGATAAAACAGTGCTTATGTTAACCTCAGATAATAAAGTAGTAGTGAAACCCTAA
- a CDS encoding polysaccharide deacetylase family protein, translating to MNKQFTILVVGFLICLLLPLNSSFADESAIPEAEIIVDGRPQKTKYLMRSGHILVPAFFLKHTGVNVNRNQQYRSVVFSFEENLYALPINKNFSDDYLGKVKKWVRFPLVTNTVEIDGDVYVPLVDLAKKFGMIVTYNPKLRRTEITTNIRSAKSSIRRGNPERKFVALTFDDGPDPHYTPQILDILKEKNVRATFFVMGKQVENYPNIMKRIFNEGHAFGNHTWNHPSFPRVMTEQIIEEINSTQTVIDRTIGRRSDLFRPPYGAITKADALLLEKMGMRTIMWTVDTLDWSGLSGDDILSIVHRDISPGGIILQHNFEPHREDARLLDGTVEALPRIIDELRAKGYRFVTIHTLLAN from the coding sequence ATGAATAAACAATTTACTATCCTTGTTGTCGGTTTTTTAATTTGCTTGCTACTACCTTTAAACTCTAGCTTTGCAGACGAGTCTGCTATACCTGAGGCTGAAATAATCGTTGATGGAAGGCCACAAAAAACTAAATACCTAATGAGAAGCGGTCATATATTAGTCCCTGCATTTTTTTTAAAGCATACTGGAGTGAATGTGAATCGTAACCAACAGTACCGATCAGTGGTATTTTCATTTGAAGAAAATCTTTATGCCTTACCTATAAATAAAAATTTTTCCGATGATTATCTTGGAAAAGTGAAAAAATGGGTTAGATTTCCTTTGGTTACAAATACAGTTGAAATAGATGGGGATGTATACGTACCCCTAGTTGATCTCGCAAAAAAATTTGGAATGATCGTAACCTATAACCCTAAACTTAGAAGAACGGAGATTACAACAAATATTCGTTCCGCTAAGAGCTCAATTAGAAGAGGCAATCCAGAACGGAAGTTTGTGGCACTAACATTTGATGATGGACCTGATCCACATTACACACCACAAATTTTAGATATATTAAAGGAAAAAAATGTTCGTGCCACATTTTTTGTTATGGGCAAGCAAGTTGAGAACTACCCCAATATTATGAAGAGAATATTTAATGAAGGTCATGCATTTGGTAACCATACATGGAATCATCCTAGTTTTCCCCGAGTAATGACTGAACAAATTATTGAAGAAATTAATTCGACACAAACAGTGATCGATCGAACGATAGGTCGTAGATCGGATTTATTTAGGCCACCATATGGTGCGATTACGAAAGCTGACGCCTTATTGCTAGAGAAAATGGGAATGAGAACAATTATGTGGACAGTTGATACGTTGGATTGGAGTGGTTTATCAGGGGACGATATACTTTCGATCGTCCATCGTGATATCTCTCCAGGAGGAATTATTTTACAGCACAATTTCGAACCACATCGAGAGGACGCTAGACTCTTGGATGGGACTGTTGAAGCGTTACCCCGAATCATTGATGAACTTCGAGCAAAAGGCTACCGATTTGTAACCATTCACACGTTATTAGCAAATTAA
- a CDS encoding competence type IV pilus minor pilin ComGF, with translation MKHKNGFTLVEVLIAFSILILLTSFLPQAIKVIRFEPKLLHHMETSLFFQQLTLDVQLSSTIQVANNILYLQQNNEEEVTYAYFQNRVRRQVNHKGQEIVLQNISTIKFTKWKNGIDVLITDIYNQTHQNRITHRLPLETMKDG, from the coding sequence ATGAAACATAAAAATGGTTTTACGTTAGTAGAAGTTCTGATCGCCTTTTCAATTCTAATCTTACTTACTTCATTTCTCCCACAAGCTATAAAAGTCATTCGTTTTGAGCCGAAGCTTTTACACCACATGGAAACAAGCTTATTCTTTCAACAATTAACATTAGACGTGCAGCTGTCGTCTACTATCCAAGTTGCTAATAATATCTTGTATCTTCAACAAAACAACGAAGAGGAAGTTACATACGCTTATTTCCAAAACCGAGTAAGGCGGCAAGTAAATCATAAGGGACAAGAGATAGTTTTACAAAATATATCAACTATTAAGTTTACGAAATGGAAAAACGGGATTGACGTGCTTATAACAGACATCTACAATCAGACTCATCAGAATAGAATTACTCATCGTCTTCCTTTAGAGACAATGAAAGATGGATAA
- a CDS encoding YqzE family protein, which produces MKTNDYVKYVTQQFVSYVDTPSEKRKAMKEERKASKDPFAYRWFGLIPFALSQLFQTKKKNS; this is translated from the coding sequence ATGAAAACAAATGACTATGTAAAATATGTAACCCAACAATTTGTTAGTTATGTAGATACACCTAGTGAGAAACGGAAGGCAATGAAAGAAGAGCGAAAAGCAAGTAAAGATCCTTTTGCTTATCGTTGGTTTGGTTTAATTCCATTTGCTCTTTCGCAACTATTTCAAACGAAGAAGAAAAATTCATAA
- a CDS encoding shikimate kinase encodes MGNKEHIFLTGFMGAGKTTVGQLLSRQLNIPVIDTDSYIEESFDKSIKAIFQEDGENIFRDYETNALQSLCGQTQKIITTGGGIVLRPENRQLMKEYGIVIFLYCDIEETTRRLATDQSRPLFKADFAANKKRFEARLPFYREADFTIETTKKPLDEIVNEIITCLE; translated from the coding sequence GTGGGTAACAAAGAACACATTTTTTTAACAGGATTTATGGGGGCTGGGAAAACAACTGTTGGCCAATTACTTTCTAGGCAATTAAATATTCCGGTCATTGACACAGACAGCTATATTGAAGAAAGCTTTGATAAGAGCATTAAGGCAATTTTTCAAGAGGATGGAGAAAATATATTCCGTGATTATGAAACAAATGCACTTCAAAGTTTGTGCGGCCAAACTCAAAAAATCATCACAACTGGTGGGGGGATTGTTCTTCGACCTGAGAACCGTCAGTTAATGAAAGAGTATGGCATAGTGATTTTTCTTTATTGTGATATTGAGGAAACAACTCGTAGGTTGGCAACAGATCAAAGCAGACCATTATTTAAAGCGGATTTTGCTGCCAATAAAAAACGTTTTGAAGCAAGACTCCCATTTTACCGGGAAGCTGATTTTACGATTGAAACAACAAAGAAACCCCTTGATGAAATAGTTAATGAAATCATCACTTGTTTAGAATAA
- the comGA gene encoding competence type IV pilus ATPase ComGA, with translation MSSIERKSDEIVLRAVQQKASDIHIVPANSYSAVQFKINNRLVSYEKLKNSEAEKLISHFKFRSKMDIGERRRPQNGSLKIQVKQHETNLRLSTLPTTPHESLAIRVLPQSEITTLNQLSLFPNQTDHLRLLMKKAHGLLLVSGPTGSGKTTTIYSLLSDEMLRGRRIITIEDPIEKRNDAFIQVEINEKAGVTYVEALKATLRHDPDIIMIGEIRDERTAQIAIRAAMTGHLVISTIHATNCVGSISRLREFGCAKIDLKETIIGVVSQRLLTLKCPLCNQHCSNYCCFNQNKRLAAYEILSGSMLEMALDHKDIPLNFETLPRVIRKSIALGYVDIMEYERWLC, from the coding sequence ATGTCTAGCATTGAACGAAAGAGCGATGAAATTGTTTTGAGGGCCGTTCAGCAAAAAGCTTCAGACATCCATATTGTCCCCGCTAACAGCTATTCAGCCGTCCAATTCAAAATTAACAATCGTTTAGTAAGTTACGAAAAGTTGAAAAACAGTGAAGCAGAAAAACTTATCTCTCATTTTAAATTCCGGTCTAAAATGGATATTGGTGAGCGAAGGAGACCTCAAAATGGTTCGTTAAAGATACAAGTCAAGCAGCATGAGACTAACTTACGTTTATCTACTTTACCAACTACTCCTCATGAAAGTTTAGCCATTCGAGTTTTACCTCAAAGTGAAATTACCACCCTAAATCAACTTTCACTTTTTCCCAATCAGACAGATCATTTACGATTATTGATGAAAAAAGCACACGGTTTGTTACTTGTCTCTGGACCAACGGGTTCAGGTAAAACAACAACTATTTACTCCTTACTATCGGATGAGATGCTAAGAGGTAGGAGAATTATCACCATTGAAGATCCAATTGAAAAAAGAAATGATGCCTTTATACAAGTAGAAATAAATGAAAAAGCGGGGGTAACATATGTAGAAGCTCTGAAAGCTACACTACGCCATGATCCTGATATCATTATGATAGGTGAAATTCGTGATGAGAGAACTGCACAAATAGCCATTCGAGCAGCTATGACGGGACACTTAGTCATAAGTACCATTCATGCAACTAATTGTGTGGGCAGTATCTCAAGGCTGAGAGAATTTGGATGTGCTAAAATAGATTTGAAAGAGACAATTATAGGTGTAGTTTCTCAGCGACTTCTGACTTTAAAATGTCCCCTCTGCAATCAGCACTGCTCTAATTATTGTTGCTTTAATCAAAATAAAAGATTAGCTGCTTACGAAATCCTATCTGGAAGTATGTTAGAAATGGCGCTAGATCATAAAGACATCCCACTGAATTTTGAAACTCTTCCTAGAGTGATAAGAAAAAGTATTGCTTTAGGGTATGTTGATATAATGGAATATGAAAGGTGGCTATGTTAA
- the comGG gene encoding competence type IV pilus minor pilin ComGG, with amino-acid sequence MDNNRGFILPTTLMILFLLLSFLTFQISQYMIEKELIKEEAELFTAERLLQKGIVDVSKMLKSDSRDVYSGILFYEEGEITFVVKKEVSTVKSVQVVSKTYQNRSKQTTFYYNIQNETVLPWLKER; translated from the coding sequence ATGGATAATAATCGAGGCTTTATCTTGCCAACTACCCTTATGATCCTATTTTTATTACTATCTTTTTTAACCTTTCAAATTAGTCAGTATATGATCGAAAAGGAGCTCATCAAAGAAGAAGCAGAACTTTTTACAGCTGAACGCTTATTACAAAAAGGAATTGTCGATGTCTCAAAGATGTTAAAATCAGATAGTCGGGATGTTTATTCGGGAATACTTTTTTATGAAGAAGGAGAAATAACGTTCGTTGTCAAAAAAGAAGTAAGTACAGTAAAATCTGTTCAAGTAGTAAGTAAAACGTATCAAAATCGATCAAAACAAACTACATTCTATTATAATATACAGAATGAGACTGTTCTGCCGTGGTTAAAGGAGAGATAA
- a CDS encoding DUF2325 domain-containing protein yields MRSLLIVGADHLGTIPQKLEELGISEVTHLCGRKVQMVKREIPENVDSILVLTDYINHNLAKALKKKAQDQSVPVYYAKRSWCSIYQALSKCEILCPVHNECKQTTMKH; encoded by the coding sequence ATGAGATCTTTATTAATAGTTGGTGCTGATCACTTGGGGACAATTCCACAAAAATTGGAGGAACTAGGCATTTCAGAAGTAACACATTTATGTGGGAGAAAAGTACAGATGGTAAAAAGAGAAATACCTGAAAATGTAGATTCGATTCTTGTCTTAACAGATTATATAAATCATAATCTAGCAAAAGCACTTAAGAAAAAAGCCCAAGACCAGTCAGTTCCCGTTTATTATGCCAAACGTTCATGGTGTTCAATTTACCAAGCTCTATCTAAATGCGAAATTCTATGTCCTGTACATAATGAATGCAAACAAACAACGATGAAACATTAA
- a CDS encoding type II secretion system protein yields MNNSKGFSLIEVMTSLMILSLTSMAILPALNQVYEERMAILQEKQGINILEKMLTEWTYDGDFLYEEEINDLETMYRVSYTFADSGPDLKVCVTWQGRNQRLYERCASAKK; encoded by the coding sequence TTGAACAATTCTAAAGGATTTTCGCTAATTGAGGTCATGACGTCATTAATGATCTTATCACTTACCTCCATGGCAATTCTGCCAGCACTAAACCAAGTATATGAGGAAAGAATGGCAATTCTGCAAGAAAAACAAGGGATTAACATCCTTGAAAAGATGTTAACAGAGTGGACTTATGATGGTGATTTTTTGTATGAGGAAGAAATCAATGACTTAGAAACAATGTATCGTGTATCCTACACATTTGCTGATTCGGGGCCAGATTTAAAAGTCTGTGTTACTTGGCAAGGAAGAAATCAACGATTGTACGAGAGGTGTGCATCCGCTAAGAAATGA
- a CDS encoding DUF2500 domain-containing protein has translation MIDPSFFESSIFPILLLIVVAVIVFKIYKGVMDWRRNNKQPILTVNSKVISLRTKKTRSVHNLRDNNPVPTDYYATFVIDPSKNVEFQITGKEFNQLAEGDVGKLTFQGTRYHSFERL, from the coding sequence ATGATCGATCCATCCTTTTTTGAGAGTAGCATTTTTCCTATCTTGCTTCTCATTGTCGTTGCAGTAATAGTATTTAAAATCTATAAGGGTGTTATGGATTGGAGGCGGAATAACAAACAACCAATCCTTACAGTAAACAGTAAAGTTATTTCTCTACGAACAAAGAAAACTAGATCCGTGCACAATCTTAGGGATAACAACCCTGTTCCCACTGATTACTATGCAACCTTTGTAATAGATCCTTCTAAAAATGTTGAATTTCAAATCACAGGAAAAGAATTTAACCAACTAGCAGAAGGTGATGTTGGTAAGTTAACATTTCAAGGAACACGATACCATAGCTTTGAAAGGCTCTAA
- the comGD gene encoding competence type IV pilus minor pilin ComGD — MLIKNEKGHTLLEMSLVLFIIAVVSSISIINMKSTYDAGIRNQFLYQLQQDLYYAQQMAISKQTLTTVIFYNGTKEYRVIQNGRAIIQRDFPHIDTRFFQGTLALNDIHFLSNGSPRKSGSLTFSLGDYRYRLVLLMGRGRFYIEQF, encoded by the coding sequence ATGTTAATCAAGAATGAAAAAGGCCACACCTTACTTGAAATGTCCCTCGTATTGTTCATCATCGCCGTTGTCTCTTCAATCTCTATTATCAATATGAAATCCACTTATGATGCAGGCATTCGTAATCAGTTTTTATACCAACTGCAGCAAGATTTATATTACGCACAACAAATGGCTATCAGTAAGCAAACACTGACAACAGTGATCTTCTATAACGGCACCAAAGAGTATAGAGTTATTCAAAATGGAAGAGCAATTATTCAGAGAGACTTTCCTCATATTGATACTAGGTTTTTCCAGGGGACGTTAGCACTTAACGACATTCATTTCCTTTCTAACGGGAGTCCCCGAAAGTCAGGTAGCTTAACATTTTCCCTAGGTGATTACCGATATCGGTTGGTCTTGCTCATGGGAAGGGGAAGATTTTACATTGAACAATTCTAA
- the comGB gene encoding competence type IV pilus assembly protein ComGB → MKLKHSWDTHQKAEFLIRIGTLLEQGYTITEGVNFFSKYQKENQKPLLRELLDNLHRGVTISKALEVLSLPQHIIGFVYLAEHYGNLPSGLIDGGNLLKKSEELKEKLQKLLKYPLFLMWMLSLFMVVMYQYLFPQFLQLFSTMNVELPFITKMFLHFIKNSPLLIPFILIVLASFAFYYLISFRKKTIRRKAKFYSSLPLFGSYYQIVITYMFSTNLSYLIKNGISIYDSLMIFKKVEGLGYISEQAERLIERLEAGEQLQNVIINETLYLDGLGYIIEHGQTNSRLDEELSHYSDWLFIELDNKLKKLLMIVQPILFLFIGLIVLVMFAAILLPVFSLIKGL, encoded by the coding sequence ATGAAATTGAAACATAGCTGGGATACCCACCAAAAGGCTGAGTTTTTGATTAGAATAGGGACTCTGTTAGAGCAGGGTTATACGATTACCGAGGGTGTAAATTTTTTTAGTAAGTACCAAAAGGAAAACCAGAAGCCGTTACTTAGAGAGCTTTTAGACAATCTTCACAGAGGAGTTACTATAAGTAAAGCATTGGAGGTTTTGAGTTTACCACAACACATTATTGGCTTTGTGTATCTGGCTGAACACTATGGTAACTTACCAAGTGGATTAATCGATGGCGGAAATTTATTAAAAAAGAGCGAAGAGCTCAAAGAAAAACTACAAAAGTTATTAAAATATCCACTATTCCTAATGTGGATGTTAAGTCTATTTATGGTTGTCATGTACCAGTATTTATTTCCGCAATTTTTACAGCTTTTTTCTACAATGAATGTCGAATTACCATTCATAACGAAAATGTTTCTGCACTTCATTAAAAACTCTCCTTTACTTATCCCCTTTATTTTGATTGTCCTAGCTTCTTTTGCTTTCTACTATCTCATTTCATTTCGTAAGAAAACTATAAGACGAAAAGCAAAGTTTTACTCTTCACTCCCACTGTTTGGAAGTTATTATCAAATCGTTATTACATACATGTTTTCTACTAACCTTAGCTATTTAATTAAAAACGGAATTTCCATTTATGATTCACTTATGATTTTTAAAAAGGTTGAAGGTCTAGGGTATATAAGTGAACAAGCAGAAAGGTTAATTGAAAGATTAGAAGCAGGTGAACAATTACAAAATGTCATTATAAATGAAACTCTTTACCTTGATGGTTTGGGATATATTATTGAACATGGTCAAACGAATAGCCGTCTTGATGAGGAGTTGTCACATTATAGTGATTGGCTTTTCATAGAATTAGATAACAAATTAAAAAAATTACTAATGATCGTTCAACCAATTTTGTTCCTGTTCATTGGTCTTATCGTACTCGTAATGTTCGCAGCGATATTGCTACCGGTGTTTTCTCTTATTAAGGGCCTCTAG
- a CDS encoding helix-turn-helix transcriptional regulator, translated as MEQQTLKITGVLSDPTRFSIYQYVTKQHRDVTVQEIADAFEIHANVARLHLTKLEDVNMLISETKKTGKGGRPSRFYRVSDEVISLQFPFRDFQKLSEIAIDTLLSLGPVGEKALMETGRKFGYETSRTYSQYLDLNLKALSNEERLTHIKTVALQQGLNPELHYDKNTHEVNFRVYNCTFKELVPDRIPICKMHQALINGFFDYFFGEINLDKTNAMSDSHQYSFCAYRTLILP; from the coding sequence ATGGAACAACAAACATTAAAGATTACAGGTGTTCTTTCAGATCCAACAAGATTCTCTATATACCAATATGTAACAAAGCAACATCGTGATGTGACAGTGCAAGAGATTGCAGATGCATTTGAGATACACGCAAACGTAGCAAGACTTCACTTAACAAAACTAGAAGACGTTAATATGTTAATTTCTGAAACAAAGAAAACAGGAAAAGGTGGAAGACCGAGCAGGTTTTATCGTGTTTCCGATGAGGTTATTAGTCTTCAGTTTCCATTTCGAGATTTCCAAAAGTTATCAGAAATTGCGATAGATACACTACTGAGCTTAGGTCCTGTTGGTGAAAAAGCATTAATGGAGACGGGTAGAAAATTTGGTTATGAAACTTCTCGAACGTATTCACAATACCTAGATTTAAACCTAAAAGCACTTTCAAATGAAGAACGTCTAACTCATATTAAAACTGTTGCACTTCAACAAGGCTTAAATCCTGAACTGCACTATGATAAAAATACTCATGAAGTGAACTTTAGAGTTTATAACTGTACATTTAAAGAGTTAGTTCCTGACCGTATTCCCATTTGTAAAATGCATCAAGCCTTAATAAACGGATTCTTTGACTACTTCTTTGGAGAAATTAACTTAGATAAAACTAACGCAATGTCAGATAGTCATCAATATAGTTTCTGTGCATATCGAACGTTAATCCTACCTTAA